The Ipomoea triloba cultivar NCNSP0323 chromosome 4, ASM357664v1 DNA segment CACTTATCAGCAAATTGCCTTTGGTAAAATTGAATTCAGATTCAGACCAGTAAACCTTTATTACTCTTAGAAAACAGTAAGATCTTTCTTTGTAAAATTCTACACTAACAAGAAGAAATGTTGCCAATTATCTATTATCCATAAAAGGTGGCCCTTAATTTTGCAAGACTTATCTCTCTCttcttgaatatatatttgcAGATGTGTGTATAGAACTATAGACATGTATGCACAGTTTCATATCAACATATGCATGTTGTTGCCCTGTATACATGGCCATTCAATTCATATGGCTTTTGCTATATTTTAGTTGGCTCTCAAGAACATTTCCTGCAAAATGAAGCCTCATTCTCCCCCTAAATGTaaaaaagcaaaaataaatGCAGTTTCAGAAAGGATACATTAATTTCTCTTTTCTCCTGATTTTGCTTGGCCCAATATAatccttaaaaaattaaaaatttaccatTTTAGCATGACAAAACTCTATGTATGTTgagaaataaatatttgtacaaattaaaaagaatcACTATCGCTCCCACGGGCGATCGAATTTATAACTTCCCATTTGAAAAAGTCTCTTTGTCACTAGGCCAAAATGACATTGACATTATTTAAATCAAAGGATCAGATAAATTTACAGGATCCTCATCTAACTATAGGTCTTCATTTGATccttagtgtatatatatatatatatatttcccgtGTGTATGGAAAGAAAAAAACCCAAGGGTCTGTTGTAATAACAGAAAGGACGCAGTCAAAATTGCTGTTAAGCAACGATGTTTCATCCCAGTCTATCCAATCGCCACGTACCCCTTCTTCCAATCAACGCATGCAGGCTCTTCTCTGAACACGTACAGCTACAACAACATCGTATCCAAATCctccaaacacaaacaaaatttagcGTTACGATGTCGTCTCGCTTCTTCTCTCCCTCCTGATACAATCTTGCTGTCGTCGACGACAGAAGATTAGATTAAATCTCATCAAGATATGAATGCAGAGAGCTTGCTGGTCTCGGCCGCCATTAACATAGGTTTGGCCATCTTCATTCTCTCACTCTTCTCCATACTCAAGAACCAACCTTTCTACGCCTCCGTCTACTATGCTCGCCGCCTTCACCTCCGTCAGAACCCTTTTGCTTCCCCCACCCCTTCCGCTCTCCACCGCTTGCTTCCCTCCCTCGATTGGATTCGCCGCGCCGTCCGCGTTTCCGAGGACGAGATTCTTGAGACCCACGGCCTTGACGTCCTCGTCTTCATCAGATTCTTCAAATTCGGGTATGTTGTTTCTATAAAAGTTGGAATTTCAAATATGCTTGCTTTTTTGGTATACCCAATTGAAACTCCCATCATCCTCAACATTCTAGGTTATTCTAaagatttttcttcaaaattaagGTTATAATAAGTTGAACATTGCCAAAATACCTTGTGTTACCTTTCTATAAGGAAGGTTTCAGATCGAGTCTCGTCACAACATAATTATTGAACAGATACTTTTGCTTTTCATAAGAAAGTTTCAGGTTAGAGTCCCATCTCAGTtagggttcgagccttagtagaGGCTGTAtggactctttgtgcttcaaagAGCCTTCAGTagtttgagaaagtagttatgaacagatactccacagtaacagagtcagtagtactaaaaaagcctcagtggaggcggcAGTAtcgactctttgtgtttcagtaggttgagaaagtagttatgaacaaataaacaaataatgcaTTGTGACTctgtcagtagtactaaaaaaaaaaagaaaaagaaaagttgaaCATTGAATGTTGTATAGGCCACCCCTTACTCTGTCTGCCCAGTGAAGCTCATAATTTAGTGTGGTGTTATAGTAGTagttagggatggcaacggggcgccCCCGAAACCCCaaccccgtccccgtccccggcggggaatgaaaaatagtccccatccccgtccccgcggggaattaggcgattccccgtccccgattaATTCTTAGTCaacatgtaattttaattattaaaactatgattttaattttaaaatttatatatatatatatatatatatatatatatatatattataaacagTAATGACGTACTGCCAGTACCTTGcattacttttatataatttatataaaagtaatttatATAATGCAGTACGTTATTActgtttatataatatatatatatatatatatatatatatatatatatatatatatatatataattcttaattaaaattattattcggggacggggcggggaggggtatccccgtccctGTCCCCATCCCCGGCGGGGAATTAAAAAAgttccccgtccccgtccccgatctCCGAAATTTTTctccatccccgtccccgtttcaaacggggacggggatccccggcggggacggggcacattgccatccctagtagTAGTTGAATGCTGTTTGAAGATGAACCTTTGTTTTTTGGCAGGATCAACTTCTTTGTGGTTTGCTCTCTCATTGGTATGGTAGTTCTTCTCCCACTAAATTACACGGGTAGTAGTGTGCGACCAAAGAGCTATCATTCCATGGATGCTTTTGCAATATCTAATATCAGTAGTGGCTCTAACAGGTAATGCACATCGACTTTACTTTCCATATTGGGTTCGCAAAATCTTGTGATGAATTTCACTCTTGTTTCAGTTGGATTACACGTACTGGTCTAATGGTCTTTGATTCATGTGTTTGGCAATCTGCAGGTAActcacccctatatatatatattccctgTTTTCTCTCAATCTATTCACTTTTCAAATTAGGCAAGAGATTTTATCATGGTCATATTTTTAGAATGCTGCTTAGTCATTTATAACATTACGTATTGCAGATTAGGATTCTAATCTATTTCTCAAATCCATTGCCTTATTGAGCTGTTTTACCCCGTTTGAATTCTTGGTTCAAaggaaaactttaaattttctttttcctttttttcttggTAAGGAGAAATAGTTGTACAGTTTTTCCATTCTGCAATTTCAACTTTTTCAGAGAGCCCAATTTTCTTTTTGAGAGTTTCCTGTTTTAATTGTCAGCTATTGCATTGGGAGACATTATATTCTATTCTATGCTTTCAATGAATCCTTACTAAGTTGGTTGTGAAATCGTAAAAACACATGGCAAAAACAAGAAGTAAATAAATTCAAAGGCAGattcatataatttttaagtaatctaACATGCTCCAACGAAAATCATTATTTGGAGCTTTGATCTCAGTTTTAGTGAAGGTTTAGAGTGTCATGTAGAAAAGGTCACAATTTAGTGCCGTTACAAGAATGAAGTCCTGATTTGATACTTTTGGTGCCATTTCACAGGCTTTGGGTGCATTTTTCAGTCCTATGTTTTGTTTCTTGTTATGCATTATACTTGCTATACAAGGTAACCTCTTGCTCAGATTGCAAAGTTTAGGTATAAACTTGCTCTTTTTGCTTATATACTTTGTGCTTATCGTTGATTGTGCTTCTTGTCATTTGTGCTGCATTGGTAATTCACATATCTGCAAGTGGATTCATTGCACGCTTATTTTGCTTTTGAACACTTCaatcatttaattataagaataaatctgcagattttgttgagaaaaacGAGCATACGGAATCATATCTATAAACTTCTCACACTGCCTAGTCACCATATAAATCACATAGCATGTCACAAAAAGTCAATTTGAAACAATGCATTAAATGTACCATTTGAAATCAACAAATTTGATAATCTTTCCAAAACTGAAAGTTGTTTAAGTCATTCATCTTAAATTATTTGTCTTCAATTTGCTCCCATAACCAAAATTATGTCAAGTTGATTTATTTTGTTGCGTTTCCTCAAAAGATTTGTCTTTCCTGCTTttcttttggaaataaaaatcTGGTAAGTTTACATGAAACATGCTGCCTCATCTATTGCCAGGAATGTTCTTATATTTTACTGAAAAGGATTCAACAACTGCGTAACAAAAGGCAATACCCCAACCAGTTCACCATTCTGGTTCGACGAATTCCATTTTGCCAAGAACACAAGGTTCGGGGATGCTGCATAGACCACTTTTTCACCAAGCATCATCCATATTCATATCAGTCTTATCAGATTCTTTATGACGGGAAGGAACTTGAAAATTTGGTGGTGAGTGTATAATCCACAGTTAGACATGATGGCTATGTTTGGTAGACCTTATtttagagcttatagcttaGTTTAAGTTACAAATAAGTTAttagctctgtttggtaaaacatgGAGTTTTAAGCTCTCAGCTTTAAGCTAGgtatgccaaacagagcctatgtATATGTGTTTATCTCAGACTCGACAGTTGTCTCAGCCTTTATCTTTTATGCTCTTTTCCGTCGTACTTTCCTTGGTAATTGACTGGTGGGTGCTTTTCATGTAGAACAAGGCAAAGTCTGCTGCAAAGAGGATTGAGGACCTAAAAGTGAAACAATCAACTAACAAACGCAGTGGAAAGTCTTTTCTTTCTGGTGCATGTAGAAAGAAAGATAAGATTGAGAAACTTGAGCAAATGCTTCAAGAACTTCATTCCAAAATAAGGCACGTAAGACGTAAAATGATGCTTCAAGAGAAGGTTGATTCTTCCCCTTTTATGCCCAGTTTCTGCTTTATTCAATTGGTATGGaatgttaagagtcccacattgtaaaataagagagaacagatgggtttataaggccatgggttaaactagctaattggttggattcaatcttttagtgtggtttggccgaTTTGAGTGAGCCTAGCCCAATCTTAGTTTATAACATGgaattaataatagtaatatctGTGATTTGACGATGGTGTCTATATAATGACAGCTCTTTTGAATGTTAATGCTAATTTTCTTTTGTATAGGAATTGCCAGTTGCATTTGTTACATTCAGGTCACGATGGGGTGCTGTTATAGCCGCTCAATCTCAGCAGCATTCAAATCCCTTACTTTGGATCACTGAAATGGCTCCAGAACCAAGGGATGTGCTTTGGCGAAATTTAGCAATTCCGTATAGGATCTTGCCACTTTATGAGATTGTAATTCTTGTTGCGGTGGTGTTTCTCACTCTTTTCTTTGCTATACCAGTTACAGCAGTTCAAGGGATCGCCAAATATGAAAGACTGAGCAAATGGTTTCCACCCGTAAAGGCTCTGGAGTTAATGTACGAAAGTTCTTCTATTAATCACTTGAAATGTTCTTTTTGAACATTATTAGTAACTTAACATTATTAGAGATTTAGAGTTGTTTCCAAATATGTCGGTGATAACGTGTATGGTTTTTCAGTGTTTGAAAATTATGTCTAAGGTGCGTACTTTTGTGGCTGATTTTCAATGGTTTCATAACCCGTTGTGTGTTTTTGCAGTCCAGGATTAAAGTCTGTGGTTACAGGATACCTTCCGAGTGCCATTCTCAATGGGTTCATTTACATTATACCGTTTGCCATGATCGGGCTGTCAAGATTAGCGGGCTATATCACGAGAAGTAAAAAGGATATGAAAGCGTGCAAGATGGTGTTTTATTTTCTCGTGGGAAATGTATTCTTTTTAAGCTTGTTATCGGGGTCCTTACTTGATCAGATCGGACAATCTTTCTCTCAACCCAAGTATATTCCTAGTCGTCTTGCTAGCGCCGTCTCTGCCCAAGTAAGTAgaattctaaataaatttacatttttgcccgCTTTTCTTTTGGCGCATCATTGGTACATCTTTTTGCTATAGGGCAAAGAATATTAAACGAATGGCTACTTTTTATATGGAGACTTTAGAGTCGAATTGATTTTGCATGGTCCGATTTATATAGTTAAACATGAATCGCTTGTTAACAGATATGCTGGCAATAATGTTCTTCTGCCTAAGCAATATGTCTTTCCTTCAGGCAGACTTCTTTATGACATATATCTTGACCAATGGCCTGTCCGGATTTTCTTTGGAGATTCTTCAGCCCGGATTACTTATTTGGGATGCTATAAAGCCATCCACGTGGGATCGCGGGAAGGAAAGAAATCCATATCTCTATTCTTTACCTTATTACCGGATAATTCCTTTTGTTGCTCTCTGTACACTTATTGGCATTGTATATGCAGTCGTCTCACCGCTGCTTCTTCCATTTCTGGTTGGCTACTTTCTTCTTGGCTATGTCGTCGTCACCAACCAGGTGAAGTTCCAATTCTTTAAATCTAGTTTAGCACACCAGATTTGTGTTTTTTACTTTGTTCTCTAACGGTTTGGGGCTTCCATGAAAGACTTTTCTCCTTAAATAGACATAGAAATCTGCCCTAAGCATCCCGTGATTACAAATACTTTGATATGAACTTTTTGTTCAACGGTAATGCTTCTACAAGCAGCAACGAATGTGATAAATAGATGGTGGTATGTGTGATACAGATTGAAGACGTGTATATAACTTCATATGAAACACACGGACAGTTCTGGCCATGCATTCATCACTACATTATTGTTGCACTCGTCATCATGCAAATTACTATGATCGGTCTTTTTGGACTCAAATCGAAGCCTTCAGCTTCCTTTGCCACAATACCGCTCATGATTCTCACTTTGTTCTTTAACGAGTACTGTAAGATTCGGTTCTATCCTAGCTTTCGCCATCTCTCTGTACAGGtaaaattacattttccttttcttccccGTTTTGGTTGACAAGATGGAGAGTAGTATATTAACCAATTAGCAAATATAGTTAAATGGCATGTAAATAATACCTGCATTCATCCTTGTAGATGTTCTCCATTTTTACATGGAATTTTGGCTTTAACTGCAGAACATAAGACACAATAAGACACAACAAAAACGCAGTGGAGTATTTGGCCTTACTGGCAAAAAAGGGTGTTAAATTTGGGGTATTCCTAGTTaagatggctaaggatacaaacttgtaataaCCACAGCCTTCTGGTTTGAGGTGGTTAGATATGGATAATCTAGAccggtttacctccttgtgatcctttgccggttagggtcacaaggtaaGGTCTACCCAATGCACACCCTTGAGCATAGTTATCACGGCGTCGCCTAGTCGTCGACTCGACTAGGCGACGCCTTGGCGTCCTGTCGGTGGAGACAGGACGCCGGGAGGCTTCGCCTCGCCTGAAAACGGGAGGCGAGCTCCGGCGTCGGCCAGGTGTCGCAGGCGGGCGCCATGGACGCCGACCCTGCGTCCAACCCGCAAACCCAACccatttttagtaattttattttaaaaaaaaaaaagtttgacctaataagaagagagaagaagaaaggatttCAGATCTAGTGCGTCGACTAATGTCTCCCACAGCCATCGCCATCGCCCTCCCACAGCCATCGCCCATCGCCGTCACCGTCGCCCTCCCACCGCCTGAGTcgtccttctttcttcttctttcctcttcttctttcttctccattttctttggttttctCCATCTGCGACTATTTGTCTTCCTATGGATTTGGGTTATAAACTGCCAGACTGCCACTTCTTTGGTTACTAATATTAGTGGGCAGTGGGCAGGGCAGGGGGCAGTAGGCTAGGGCGGCAGTGGGCAGTAGGCTAGGCAGTGGGCAGGTGCAgtacaatttatatgtttaattgtttataaatatatatatatatatatatatatatatatatatatatatatatatagtattttttaacTTGTCGCGTTGCCTAGGCGGGCGCCTAGTCGCCTAGGCGACAAGGCGGTCCAGAGGCGCCGCGACTTAACAGGGCGCCGTGATAACTATGTCCTCGAGTAGAGATTGCGGATTTTCCTCACCCCCAAAAAAGGTGTTAAGTCTGCATGACTGTGAGGCCAGTTTTAATCAAGTTGGCCAGGCTGTTAACATAGTAactacaaggttacaagttcgactcctcGTGGGAGTGGCTTgttggtcttcttggtttgagctggtcaatTATGGTCAACTTACGCTGATTTGCCtctttgtgatcctttgccggtTAGACACAAGACAGgttttacccagtgcacaccctaGGGTAGTTGTTGCGGGTTTTCCTCGTCCAAAATATAAATCTGCATGACTGTTCAGTTGTTTCAGATAAGATGAGGTTTTATTCAACTTAGATATTCTTGTGCTTTGATTGTCAGGATGCCACGACGAATGATGAACTCGACCAGAAGGATGGCGTGATGGAGGAAAATGTAAGAAACGCACTTGATGCGTATTCTCCTCCATGTCTGCTGCCCATGGGGTTTGAAGTGCCAGAATCGGGCTCGATGGCACTGTCAGGCTCAACACAGCCATTACTACCATGAAAATAGCATGCCTATATAGACTGTTTCCTGTCCCAATATTGTGCCATGGGGTATAGAAAAGACGGCGACGACTGCACTTTTTTGAGGATTTTCTGTGTTTTGAGTGATTAGTACTTGCAAAGTTTGCTTCATATTTATGTAATCATCATCACAAAGGATGGCAGGTAGCCTCAAAAGGATCATCTGAGTATGTAGCTTAGTGCTAAACCTGCAAAAACACACACAGGGAGCTTCATTAATAAAACCATGCTGCTAGTCAATTCAGCATATATACTTgtaaatatacatattttgttGATTGAGTATTGCTGTAAATATTCAGATGAATTGAGTCTTAGTTTAAACCAAAGGGGTGAAGGTACATTGAGTCAAGGGCATCTTTATTTGTAGTTAATGGAACGAGATATGATGCCTTTCTTAAAAGGAATTTGTTAAGgtacatacattttttttaagagtGTCGAGATTTGTCTcactttattattttctatgcATTTGTCTAATTTGGAGGAGTGACATGTTAATATAGAAACGGAATACAATTTGCAACtgttagaatatatattttaagagGGCTGAGAtcttcaaccaaaaaaaataaaggaagggGTTCTTATCATTTTCTAATTTCTATCCATATTGTAATCCATTTGTTGAAATCCGGAGGATGTTGAAATCCGGAAGAATGACATGCGTTTAAATCTTGaacctttgattttttttgaacGAAATTTATGCGTTTAAATCTTGaacctttgattttttttgaacGAAATTTATAAGAAAGTATTTAaacctttgattttttttgaacGAAATTTATAAGAAATTTATAAGAAAGTAATTACagacataaaaatatcattttctcaCTTCCTTGGAACCTAAAGTCTGCCTTAGTATCTTTTTGAAGAGTATCTCATCTTTGTGAAGCATGAGTATGAGTATGGCACGTTGAAAAGTTGCtgcaaaacacaaacaatcattAACCACTGGAATCCTTAacccacaaataaaaaaaaaaattgaaaactccAGATCtatcaaatcccaaaataaatttatcttcAATTTTCACTTTATCTTTGGATCACCCAAAGAAAATGAGTAAAATCATAATAAAGAAGGCAAAAGAACACACAGATCGAAGAAgaggaaaatgatgaaaatgaaaaagaggaaaatgaaaaattatgatTGGGATCACCCAAAAAATCAAATGAGAACACATAGATCAAAGGAGAGAAAAATGAacgaaaaatgaagaaagaggAAATGAtcagaaaatgaagaattatgatTGGGATCACTAAGCTGACTTATTATTAAGTCACTACAAAGATGAGGCATTCACAGATAGGAAATCAATGCATGCCTTGATTGTTGCATTAGCTGTAGCTGTGACAGTGTTTTACAAGCATTAAATATTGTCCCGTCTTTATCAGAGTAATTATGATTATTCGGCATCTGGGTATTGATTGCTTCAGGAGACTTATTGATTTAGCTATATGGATGGGTTGGTCTATTAAGGTAGCTTGATACCAAGTATTTCATAAGTGGTATTAGAAAATGTGACcaaaaatgaattataaaatcATTCTTAGGAATTTCAGATTAACTTAAATACATGTCATGACTGAAATTCTCAGTGAAACCACATCTAATTCCATATACTATAATTTGATACTTGACAAAAATCTCTTATCATTTGAACACTCATTTGCAGGAAAAGAGACATTTACTTGTTCAAGATAAATGAAATTCAGATGactatatatgaaaaatatatggTGATCAAACAGAGAATGTGTAACACTATATATACAGAGGGCAGCTGTATGTCATATAATATGCTGTCATAGCAAATATGAAAGAGGAAGCTATTTAAGAAAAGTTGATAAACAAATATTGTCTGAGAAGTAGACATCAGATTTTGAAGGTTACAACCActaaaatacaatatttgaaGTTTAAACACTTGCAGAAATATATGAAGATAATAAATAGCAGATTAAAGTATGAGAGTGCACATCAACATTCAACAACTGAGGATACAATCACACATACATATTG contains these protein-coding regions:
- the LOC116015152 gene encoding CSC1-like protein At3g54510 isoform X2; this translates as MCLAICRLWVHFSVLCFVSCYALYLLYKECSYILLKRIQQLRNKRQYPNQFTILVRRIPFCQEHKVRGCCIDHFFTKHHPYSYQSYQILYDGKELENLVNKAKSAAKRIEDLKVKQSTNKRSGKSFLSGACRKKDKIEKLEQMLQELHSKIRHVRRKMMLQEKELPVAFVTFRSRWGAVIAAQSQQHSNPLLWITEMAPEPRDVLWRNLAIPYRILPLYEIVILVAVVFLTLFFAIPVTAVQGIAKYERLSKWFPPVKALELIPGLKSVVTGYLPSAILNGFIYIIPFAMIGLSRLAGYITRSKKDMKACKMVFYFLVGNVFFLSLLSGSLLDQIGQSFSQPKYIPSRLASAVSAQADFFMTYILTNGLSGFSLEILQPGLLIWDAIKPSTWDRGKERNPYLYSLPYYRIIPFVALCTLIGIVYAVVSPLLLPFLVGYFLLGYVVVTNQIEDVYITSYETHGQFWPCIHHYIIVALVIMQITMIGLFGLKSKPSASFATIPLMILTLFFNEYCKIRFYPSFRHLSVQDATTNDELDQKDGVMEENVRNALDAYSPPCLLPMGFEVPESGSMALSGSTQPLLP
- the LOC116015152 gene encoding CSC1-like protein At3g54510 isoform X1, which codes for MNAESLLVSAAINIGLAIFILSLFSILKNQPFYASVYYARRLHLRQNPFASPTPSALHRLLPSLDWIRRAVRVSEDEILETHGLDVLVFIRFFKFGINFFVVCSLIGMVVLLPLNYTGSSVRPKSYHSMDAFAISNISSGSNRLWVHFSVLCFVSCYALYLLYKECSYILLKRIQQLRNKRQYPNQFTILVRRIPFCQEHKVRGCCIDHFFTKHHPYSYQSYQILYDGKELENLVNKAKSAAKRIEDLKVKQSTNKRSGKSFLSGACRKKDKIEKLEQMLQELHSKIRHVRRKMMLQEKELPVAFVTFRSRWGAVIAAQSQQHSNPLLWITEMAPEPRDVLWRNLAIPYRILPLYEIVILVAVVFLTLFFAIPVTAVQGIAKYERLSKWFPPVKALELIPGLKSVVTGYLPSAILNGFIYIIPFAMIGLSRLAGYITRSKKDMKACKMVFYFLVGNVFFLSLLSGSLLDQIGQSFSQPKYIPSRLASAVSAQADFFMTYILTNGLSGFSLEILQPGLLIWDAIKPSTWDRGKERNPYLYSLPYYRIIPFVALCTLIGIVYAVVSPLLLPFLVGYFLLGYVVVTNQIEDVYITSYETHGQFWPCIHHYIIVALVIMQITMIGLFGLKSKPSASFATIPLMILTLFFNEYCKIRFYPSFRHLSVQDATTNDELDQKDGVMEENVRNALDAYSPPCLLPMGFEVPESGSMALSGSTQPLLP